CCTACGccccgtattttctgctggctgccccaccaccacagaaagcactgagctaggctgaaacaccatTTTGGAGCTGCtatactcaagaaagcaaaaaagagaccatgtttctatgcagctttattaacttgATAAAAAGAGAAGTTTTTACagtgtttgcaaactgatatgtgtcaCGTATTAattccaaaataacatgcaaaacaggtagGGTGTTCAAAACATTACAGGTCACCACTGGCTATTTCGATgtttcccattcatttttgtttttgcatctttaACTTTCGGTTTTGAACAGAAGCTTCAAAcagttgaaaatacaatatttttggttattgaaaagatacactacatgaccaaaagtatgtggaaacctgctcgtcgaatatctcattacaaaatcatgtgcattaatatagagtcggtccccccctttgctgctataacagcctccactctcctgggaaggctttccactagatgttggaacattgctgcagggacttgtttccattcagccaaaagtgcattagtgaggttgggcactgatgttgggcgattaggcctggctccacagtcagctttccaattcatcacaaaagtgtttgatggggttgaggtcagggctctgtgcaggccagtcaagttcttccacaccgatctcaacaaaccatttctgtatgtacatccctttgtgcacagggacattgtcatgctgaaacagtaaagggccttccccaaactgttgccacaacgttggaagcacagaatcatctagaatgtcattgtatgctgtagcataaggcttcccttcactggaaataagaggcctagcctgaaccatgaaaaacagccccagaccattatttttcctccaccaaactttaaagtcggcactatacattggggcaggtagcgctctcctggcatccaccaaacccagatgaGTCTGTCGGACTACCAGATGCTGAAGAATGATTCATCATTCCAAAGAACTaatttccactgctctagagccCAATGGTGGCTTTACACCCCTAAAGCTGACGTTTGGCATTTGGAacacggtagtgagtgttgcaaccgaggacaagcAATTTTTCatcgcttcagcactcagtggtccaGTTCTGTCAacatgtggcctaccacttcgcggctgagccattgttgctcctagatgtttccacttcacaataacagcacttacagtttactggggcagcactagcagggcagaaataagACAAACTGATTTGTTGGTAAGGTagaatcctatgacggtgccacattgaaagtcactgagctcttcagtaaggccattctactgccaatgtttgtctatggagattgcatggctgtgtgttcgattttatacacccgtctgcaacaggtgtggctgaaatagccgaatccactcatttgaaggggtccacatacttttacaTATATAttgtatttcacagcagtttagatggtacaatgattctcaacACTCTGCATTGTTTTGTCAAACGGAAATTAGGTTAACTTAAAATTTTAGCAACCAAGACAATTGTGGAGCGACTTATGCGTATTGCACATTTTTATATTTAAGTAATTTAgcaaacgctcttatccagagcaattagcgttaagtgccttgctcaagggcatctGGGAtgcgaaccagcgacctttcagttactggtccaacgcacttaaccgctaggctacctgtcaacTCTTAATAAAACAATGATTAGCTTAAAGCTTCATTTTTTAAACACAGATGTATTGAGTGATAGTGCTGTGAAATCAAAACAACTTAACCAAATTAGCCGTCCTGCACTCACAGCAGATTAACTCACTAACACTGAGCAGCAACAGGCCATCAACGGCACCTCCACACGGTCCAAACCCATATTCAAGGGTTACAACGGCAAAAAGACCAGGGCCAGGAGTCTGACCAGCCTCTGCCCCAATAAATCCCAGCGAGAGGCAATGAAATACAAGGAGGAAACACCGTTGACATGGCCAGATGCTGGTACCCACCAAGCCCAACCAGAGGAAACGCTACCTGGCCTCACAGCAAGGGGTGATAGACTGCTTGGGGCTGTTCAAGGGACACTTGGAGAGCAGTGGTGCCATTACACACCACCACAACTAGGTGGGGCTGTTATCAAACTAATAATTATGGTTCTGTGCAGCACTTTCTCTATAGATGGCATAGCTGTCTCAATCAGAGTTGGTGTAATTGCACTAAAATTGTAGCTCTACTCTAGGAACATCCCTAATTGATAACCAAAACAAAATCCTGATAATGACAAGATTATATTTTGAATTGATGTATCGCATTGAGTACATAAAAAAATTATTGTAACTTCTCAAATCTGCTATAAAACATCAGAGCTTAAAAGCAATTCCATTTGACTTCAATAAGGCACTTATCTCAAGACAGTTCAAGTTCTCTAGATGTGCATCCTTGTAGGACCTTGAGGGAAGATAGCCGTGTATTGCTATTAGGCTACCAGAAGGAGTTGAAGAGCatcaaataaatacataaaacaaTACCTATGGAAGCAACCAGAAGGTGATAGGCAAAGATAATGAACTGTTGAGGGACAGTTCACAATATTTTAGTAAAAACAATATTTCACTATTAGGAAAATGCTAAAAATGTATAACAGAACAACAATGACACATTGGATAATCTCTTGCTACTAATTACCAACTAATATCAATTTTCAATGATCTctgtggggagaaaaaaaaacacttttacaCAATTTGAAAGAAAACTGTTTTTCTGCTCCATGACCATACTTACAGTAAATGACAATGTGTATGTTTAGGCAAGACTAAGATGGGGTTTGGTGTTACACTATATAGGCTAGGATATTCTGCTTGTGGTAAGTAATGTTGTGCAactaataccccataataccctgTGATTTGAAGAGACATTTTAAAGCCCAGTAATTTGACAACTCCCTGTGTGTCTACAAATGTGAATACTTACAAAAGCCACATGGAAACTCCACTATTGCCTTAAAATCTTATAATGTAGGGTCATTGTTCATTGAGCCTCACTGCAATGGTTAGGCCTAAACACAATGTTTTCACAGTGATGGTCCGGACTACACTTCCCTAACAATCCTTCACTTCCAAATCTGGTTTACAAGTTCCTCCACGGTGATAGTATACACTATCACCGGTCTCAGTCCACAGTTCAACACTCTGCATTAAACTGAATCCAACTTTGACATACCAGAGAAATATATTTACTAGCTACTAATGGATAAACCCTTTGGTAGATGGCAGCCTCACACAGATGTCCCTGCTATTTGTTTGATACTCCAGATCAGATTCCTCCCTCCTCTTGAGACTGGTACTCAAACGTGGGCTACAATGCTTTCCAATCTAAACTAATAGATGACTGTCTGTAACCTGGGTCCTTTTGGTGATGTCAGCCTGGTGGATGGTTGGCCCCCATAGGGCCCAGGGAATTTTCCCCCAGGCCGTGCCCAGTCTTCCCCTAACCTACTGGGGTAGCCTACTCCGGTCAGCAGCCTCCAGCTCCACCCGCGACATGAATCTCCTGGCAAGCCGGCGACTGTCGTAGCTCAGCTCGGTTGTGTAGATGGTGCGAACGTGCTTGGGGTAGACGATGGTGGTGCTCTGGAAGCGTTGGGCCCGTTGGCGAGGCTGGAAGTCCAGCTGGGTCTTGTAGTGTCTCCAGGTGCTGTGAGGGACAGCCAGGACCATCTGGCTGCAGTTCTCCAGACCCAGGCCTCTGGGCTGCATGGCCATGTCATGGATAAAGTGACGCTCTGAGTCATAGTGGACAGACGATGTGTATCTAGGAATGACAACATTTGGGCAAGTGTCAATTCACTGCATGTTCAGCTAGATATAGTTTTAGAAATGGCAACGTTTGATCTGTGGTCCACCACATTTGTTTAATGGTATTTACACAAATAGTGGACAGCACACAGTGGAGTGCTAAGACAATTTCAAAAATCACACTCATAGCCTACATGCAGTAACTCAAAACAGCATACCGTATTTCCTTGGCCAGTAGTGGATCAAGTTCTATGCCCTCCCCGTAGGACAAGGTGTGCAGCTGAGGAACAGATCCAATCGATAAAATGGGGACCTGCAAGAATAGTCAGCGCTAACATAAGGAGCAAATAATTGGTAGA
This genomic interval from Oncorhynchus clarkii lewisi isolate Uvic-CL-2024 chromosome 27, UVic_Ocla_1.0, whole genome shotgun sequence contains the following:
- the LOC139386401 gene encoding refilin-B-like yields the protein MVGRLNLLNVCDNDPLDMSCKAERGLDSPDSGLPPSPSPSHWLLPDCRDKGAISPVSEDESRGSSLVPILSIGSVPQLHTLSYGEGIELDPLLAKEIRYTSSVHYDSERHFIHDMAMQPRGLGLENCSQMVLAVPHSTWRHYKTQLDFQPRQRAQRFQSTTIVYPKHVRTIYTTELSYDSRRLARRFMSRVELEAADRSRLPQ